Genomic segment of Kibdelosporangium phytohabitans:
CGCGGAACGCCACGCGCTCGAGGAGATCTCCGCCCGGCGCTCGTACGCCCCGAATGAGTACCTGTGCCACGAGGGCGACCAGTCCAAGCACGCGTTCGTCCTGATCTCCGGGCACGTCCAGGTGATCTACTACACCGAGGACGGGCGCGAACTGGTGGTCGCGCTGCGCACGGCGGGAGACATCCTCGGCGAGATAGCGGCGTTGCACGGACTGCCGCGCACGGCCACACTGCGAGCGCTGGACAAGGTCGAGGCGATCACCGTACCCAGCAACAGGTTCACCCATCTGTGTCAGACACAGGCGAAACTGACCTGGGCGCTGCTGGGCGTGCAGTACTCGCGGTTCGGCCGGACGAACGGCCGCCACGCCGAATACGGCGGTGGCAGCGCGAGCCAGCGCGTGTACACCCAGCTCACCCAGATGGCGGTTGAACAGGACAAGGGCGACGGCGAGCCGATCGAAATCAAAGCCGGGATGACGCAGCAGCAACTCGCCGACAGCGCGGCCACGTCCCGCGAGTCGTACGCCAGGGCGCTGCGCGTGCTGCGCGACATGGGCATCATCACCACCGGCCGCGGCTGGATCCGCGTGCACAACCTGGCCGACCTGCGCAGAATGGCTCGTTGACTCTGTGTCAGTTGACACAGAGAAATCGCGCCACTCCGGGTTTCATTTCATTACGAGACCCGAGGAGGGGGCGCAATGGACCCGTTTCTTCCAGCTCCGGACCCAGGCAGGTGGCGCCGCGGCTTCTTCGCCGCCTGCATCGCGATCCCGTTCACGTTCATGCAGATCTGGGCGATCACGGTGGTGCTGAGCACCGCGACCATCGAGGGCGCGGCGGGGCTCGCGTTCCTGCTGGCGGTCGGCGGATCAGCGGTGGCGGTGGTCGACGGATGGCGGTGGGCGTGGCGGCTCGGCCGCAACTCGGCCGAAGGCGTACCAGAACCAGCGCGGTGACTGCCGTGTGAAGAGCAGGACCGTCGGCCCGAGGGGGGCCGACGGTCCCGCTACCCCCGGTCATTTGTGAGCGAACAGGCAAAGTAGCGGGGGTCTCGACAGCAGTTCTACCGCCATTCAGGGTCACTCACGCATCCGTCGGGGGAGCGAGTGGCCATCTGCACCTCGTCGGCGGAGCGCGGGGCTGGCACCGCTCCGCCGACGAGGCAGACCAACCGCAATCCCAACCACGAAACGCAACAGCAGCCCAGAAAAGCGATCAGTGAAACCACCACGGCACAGCGGAAGCCACGGCAACCGATCAGTGTGCCCCTGGCCAAGCCAGCCAGCGCGCAGTTGCCTGCCAGTCCGAACGGCCAGCGCGCAAACGCCAAGAGCAAACACAGGGCAGCAAATCAGACTCAAGGCGCAGCGCAGTACAAGCTCAGCCCGAGACAGTTGGCGTGCAGACGCCAGGGGTTCATGGCTTGCGCGCGAGCGCAGAGGTTCCACGGCCCGGGTTCGCGAACTACGCACAAGTTCAAAGGGATCACGGAGCACGTGCCAAGACAGAGGCCGACGGACAGAGGACCGCAAAGGTGC
This window contains:
- a CDS encoding Crp/Fnr family transcriptional regulator; the encoded protein is MDPSPDSFWGRLATAERHALEEISARRSYAPNEYLCHEGDQSKHAFVLISGHVQVIYYTEDGRELVVALRTAGDILGEIAALHGLPRTATLRALDKVEAITVPSNRFTHLCQTQAKLTWALLGVQYSRFGRTNGRHAEYGGGSASQRVYTQLTQMAVEQDKGDGEPIEIKAGMTQQQLADSAATSRESYARALRVLRDMGIITTGRGWIRVHNLADLRRMAR